The following DNA comes from Lentibacillus sp. Marseille-P4043.
TCTACTTTTCTTCTAAGATTCCTGCTAAATCATTTAAAATAGTTCGAAATTTTTCATCAATTGAGTCTGGTGTAACAGTATACCAATGTACATTCATTTTATTTTTAAACCATGTATACTGTCGTTTGGCAAACCTTCTGGAATTACGTTTTAAAACATCGATTGAAGCTTCAAGACTTTGTTCCCCTTTTAAATAAGGAATAAACTCTTTATATCCAATTCCTCGCATTGACTGCTCATTTTCAAATCCTAAGGAATATAAATTTTTAACCTCCTCTAACAGTCCCTGTTCCATCATTCTATCAACTCGTTCATTGATACGATGATACAATAATTGCCGCTCCATCTCTAATCCTATAAAAACAGGATTAAAAGGTGATTGTCCCTGCTCTCGCGTATTTCCTGACATTGTCTTCCCGGTTGTTTCATAGATTTCAATTGCCCGTATCAACCGGCGATGATTATTAGGATGTATTTTTTTAGCTTGTTCTGGATCAACTTTCTTTAAGTAATTGTGCAGCGTATATGGACCTTCCGTTTGAATAACTTTTTCCAATTGCTCGGTAAGTTGCTTGTCTCTTCTTTGTTCGGAAAAATTGTAGTTGTATAAGGCTGCTTGGATGTACAGACCGCTTCCGCCTGCTATAATTGGCAAGTGACTGTTTCCTGAAATCTGATCGATATACTGCTGAACATATGTCTGATAGTCAGCGACAGAGAAAGCTTCATCTGGCTTCTTAATGTCTAACATATAATGGGGGATTCCCTGCATTTGTGTATTCGTTATTTTCGCAGTCCCAATATCCATTCCCTGGTAAACTTGCATAGAATCCCCGCTAATCACTTCTCCATGAAAGGATTTAGCGATTTCAATACTCAATTTTGTCTTCCCAACTGCAGTAGGACCAACCACTGCAACAACATTTTGTTTCATCCTCATTCCCCTATGTTATCCGATTATTCGTATGCTTGAAGTGCCTGAAGCATCCAAACGTATT
Coding sequences within:
- the miaA gene encoding tRNA (adenosine(37)-N6)-dimethylallyltransferase MiaA, producing MKQNVVAVVGPTAVGKTKLSIEIAKSFHGEVISGDSMQVYQGMDIGTAKITNTQMQGIPHYMLDIKKPDEAFSVADYQTYVQQYIDQISGNSHLPIIAGGSGLYIQAALYNYNFSEQRRDKQLTEQLEKVIQTEGPYTLHNYLKKVDPEQAKKIHPNNHRRLIRAIEIYETTGKTMSGNTREQGQSPFNPVFIGLEMERQLLYHRINERVDRMMEQGLLEEVKNLYSLGFENEQSMRGIGYKEFIPYLKGEQSLEASIDVLKRNSRRFAKRQYTWFKNKMNVHWYTVTPDSIDEKFRTILNDLAGILEEK